The following is a genomic window from Balneolaceae bacterium.
GGCAAGGTAAGCAGCAGCCCTGTGATCTGCTTTGTGCCAGGTTTGATATCCCCATCCCGGATCAAATGCCATCAATACATCAGGTTGCAGCCGGCGGATGTGATAAACAATACGCTTAACCACTTCTTCCCTGTCAGCAAATTCTACCATGCCGTCGTTATATCCCAAATTGATATAATTTTCTTCCGAGAGCCCTAACTCTTTCATTGCATCAACCTGTTCCTGACGCCTGATTTTTGCAAGTTGATGACGTGTCATATCAGGGTCGCTGGTTCCTACATTTCCGGTTGTAAGTAAAAGAATATGAACATCGTTTCCGTTATCATTGAGCATTGCCAGCGTGCCGTGGGAATACGAATCATCGTCGGGATGAGCTCCAACAAGAAGTACCGTTTTTCCTGTCCATTCTTCGACAGGGGTTTCAGGTTGAGCAAATAATAGCGAGGGGACAAATAAAAGTAATAAGATGAGTGATCTGAGCTTCATGAAAAAATCTCCAATTATATTTCGGTTTACAATAGTATATCAGTTTTGCAGTTCAATTATGTTTATATGTCTTAATTTTAAATGACTACACATAACACTATTTAATGATAATAATGAACGTAAATTGGTTTTGAAAACTGAACGGCACTAATGATCAATAAAATTTGTGAACTGCCTTGTAAAATAGTTATATAAGAATTCTCACAAAAAACAAAGCGAACAGGAAATTCACAGAGGGGTTTGGTTTTTTGAAACCAAAAAATCTTTCTTTATATGCATCCACAAGAAATTATTTGTACATCCTGAAACGTTTTTGACAGTAAAGATTTATTGTGATAAAGTAACAGGTTCTGCTTCTGCAGTTTTTTTCTTTTCCTGCCACTCATCCCATAAAGTTTTTACAATCAATGCAATAGGTGCAACGATAAAAAGTGCATAAAACGGGGCATAAACAGCTTCGCCCAGCCGGAAAAAGAATTCGACGAATGCAATCAAAAAAGCTACGATATTTTGCCCCATCTTAGTATTTAGTGTCGTCTTGGGGTCAGTAATCATAAACAATACAAAAAGCTGGTACATAGGGCCTGTGAGAGGAGCTATTTCTGTAAGAAAAAGATCACCTGTTATTAAACTTCTAATCCAGGCAAAGCCAATAAATGAAAGTACATATGTAATACAAATATTGGCAAGATTCACTTTAGAGATCACAAATAAGCCTACGATCCATATAGCCAGCATCGCCCACATATTATTTCCCCATTGAATGCTGAGCACAGC
Proteins encoded in this region:
- a CDS encoding PIG-L family deacetylase, with the translated sequence MKLRSLILLLLFVPSLLFAQPETPVEEWTGKTVLLVGAHPDDDSYSHGTLAMLNDNGNDVHILLLTTGNVGTSDPDMTRHQLAKIRRQEQVDAMKELGLSEENYINLGYNDGMVEFADREEVVKRIVYHIRRLQPDVLMAFDPGWGYQTWHKADHRAAAYLAADAARAAEWHLIFPGQIIQDGLEPHTISEYLFYDSLDEAQNVHVDISDYADMKAQARAKYMSQFNRESFNDYKGPDPEDYTNGDEFVERMREIVFERGAVDGVPHEHFRYYRGIPDGIGERSYH